A portion of the Syntrophorhabdaceae bacterium genome contains these proteins:
- a CDS encoding OmpA family protein: protein MKKIAVLLVALIFVAVGCAPKAVQTTPPATATTGDRSLSDKDRTGISEEELAKAERDRLLREQERLAGILKDVLFDFDSYAVNSSELPKIEGVGSFMKQDRSVRLVVEGHCDERGTVEYNLALGQKRAEAVKDYLLKLGIDGGRIRTISYGKEIPVESGRTEEAWSKNRRAHFKIDQKG from the coding sequence ATGAAAAAGATTGCAGTTCTACTGGTGGCTTTGATCTTCGTCGCCGTGGGGTGCGCGCCGAAGGCAGTTCAGACCACGCCCCCCGCCACAGCCACAACAGGGGACAGGTCATTATCGGATAAGGACAGGACAGGTATCAGCGAAGAAGAACTGGCAAAGGCTGAGCGTGACCGGCTCCTGAGAGAACAGGAACGTCTCGCCGGGATACTAAAGGATGTCCTCTTCGATTTCGACAGCTACGCCGTCAACAGTTCGGAATTACCCAAGATAGAAGGGGTAGGCTCCTTCATGAAACAGGACCGGAGCGTGAGGCTCGTTGTTGAAGGCCATTGTGACGAAAGGGGCACCGTTGAGTATAATCTTGCCCTGGGGCAGAAAAGGGCGGAGGCCGTGAAAGACTATCTTCTTAAGCTCGGCATAGATGGCGGCCGGATCCGGACCATCTCCTACGGGAAAGAGATCCCCGTTGAATCAGGCAGGACCGAGGAAGCCTGGTCGAAGAACAGGCGGGCCCATTTTAAAATTGACCAGAAGGGGTGA
- a CDS encoding thiamine pyrophosphate-dependent enzyme, giving the protein MKKGYTRPKTLKEAHFHYCPGCGHGIINRLLMEIVDEMGLRDKAICVAPAGCGMLLYNYFDIDTLESAHGRGAAVATGIKRVLPDNLVFSYQGDGDLAAIGTAEGFHAANRGEPISVIFVNNGVYGMTGGQMAPTTLTNQVTTTTPQGRDPILAGHPVRICEVFSNLDGTAYLERVTVNKPAAVIKAKKAIKKAFQYQLDGKGFSLVEILSPCPTNWKMNPVEACQWIDEVMTKQFPLGVVKEVS; this is encoded by the coding sequence ATGAAAAAGGGATACACGAGACCTAAAACGTTGAAGGAAGCTCACTTCCACTACTGCCCGGGCTGCGGGCACGGCATCATCAATCGGCTTCTCATGGAGATTGTTGATGAAATGGGCCTTCGCGATAAGGCGATATGTGTTGCACCGGCGGGTTGCGGCATGCTTTTGTACAATTACTTCGATATAGATACGCTGGAATCGGCCCATGGCCGTGGAGCAGCGGTGGCCACAGGTATCAAAAGAGTGCTGCCTGACAATCTCGTTTTCTCCTATCAGGGGGATGGCGACCTTGCCGCCATCGGTACGGCGGAAGGATTTCACGCTGCAAACCGTGGCGAGCCGATCTCGGTCATATTTGTGAATAATGGTGTTTACGGGATGACGGGCGGACAGATGGCCCCGACAACCTTGACGAACCAGGTAACCACGACGACTCCCCAGGGACGGGACCCTATCCTCGCAGGCCACCCGGTGAGGATATGCGAGGTCTTTTCCAATCTCGACGGGACAGCGTACCTGGAACGCGTCACGGTCAACAAGCCCGCCGCCGTCATCAAGGCAAAGAAGGCCATCAAGAAAGCCTTTCAATACCAGCTTGACGGGAAGGGTTTTTCCCTGGTGGAAATTCTCTCGCCATGCCCTACCAACTGGAAAATGAATCCCGTCGAGGCATGCCAATGGATAGATGAAGTGATGACGAAACAGTTTCCCCTGGGCGTGGTAAAAGAGGTCTCATGA
- a CDS encoding selenium metabolism-associated LysR family transcriptional regulator, with amino-acid sequence MELRHIETFLKIAELRSFTRAADELCITQPTVSKQIVDLERFFEVRLIDRTKRTVTLTKAGEILLQYALDMVSLKRDTIEAIASFRGLKKGKMTLGASTIPGIYIMPRLLSAFKKRYAGINLELVVSDTKDIIEKMENGLLDIGMVGAKSETAKIEFRKLVDDTIIFIAPPDFPDTLTVAQLAECPIISRERGSGTRNTLETSLAKIRDFRKRGLSIIAELSDNEAIKHAVMNGMGMAYVSRIAVAGEMATGALKEITVQGLPEIRRSFFTITRKGKTILPQVKVLMEIIDRWRKNEKV; translated from the coding sequence ATGGAATTAAGGCATATCGAGACTTTCCTCAAGATCGCCGAACTCAGGAGTTTTACCAGGGCAGCGGATGAACTCTGCATAACCCAGCCCACGGTGAGCAAACAGATCGTCGACCTCGAGCGTTTTTTCGAGGTGAGACTCATAGACCGGACAAAGCGCACGGTGACACTGACAAAGGCCGGTGAGATCCTCCTTCAATATGCCCTCGACATGGTCAGCCTGAAAAGGGACACCATCGAGGCCATAGCTTCCTTCAGGGGTCTCAAGAAGGGAAAAATGACCCTCGGGGCAAGCACCATCCCCGGTATCTATATCATGCCCCGGCTTCTGAGCGCCTTCAAGAAACGCTATGCCGGCATCAATTTAGAGCTTGTCGTATCGGATACAAAGGACATTATCGAAAAGATGGAGAACGGCCTGCTTGACATCGGAATGGTCGGCGCAAAGAGCGAAACAGCCAAGATCGAATTCAGGAAGCTCGTCGACGATACCATAATCTTCATCGCTCCGCCTGACTTTCCCGACACCCTGACGGTTGCACAGCTTGCGGAGTGCCCGATCATCTCGAGAGAACGGGGCTCGGGCACGCGCAACACCCTGGAAACATCGCTGGCGAAAATCAGGGATTTCCGCAAGAGAGGTCTCAGCATCATCGCCGAACTCTCCGACAACGAGGCCATCAAGCATGCTGTTATGAACGGCATGGGAATGGCCTACGTCTCGAGAATTGCCGTGGCCGGTGAAATGGCGACGGGAGCCCTCAAAGAGATCACCGTTCAAGGTCTGCCTGAAATCAGGAGATCCTTCTTTACGATCACCCGAAAAGGAAAGACGATCCTTCCCCAGGTGAAGGTTCTTATGGAAATAATTGACAGATGGAGAAAAAATGAAAAAGTATAG
- the vorB gene encoding 3-methyl-2-oxobutanoate dehydrogenase subunit VorB, whose amino-acid sequence MKKLMSGNAALGEAAILSGCTCYFGYPITPQNELTEYMAKRMGELGRVFIQSESEIAAINMVLGASVAGARAMTSSSSPGMSLKQEGISYLAADELPAVVVNMVRGGPGMGNISPAQSDYLQATRGGGHGDYKTIVLAPGSVQELTEVVPLAFDLADRYRNPVVILGDGMLGQMMEPVSFDNIEPPKEYPKDYILTGAKGRPSRMVRSLLFDTKEEEEHNWKLVRKYQRMEQNEVRYERFMTDDADMVVIAYGIGARIVKGAIRRLRQENMKVGMIRPITAWPFPSAVLQELATTVRDFFVFEMSAGQMIEDVKLALAGKGRIHFYGRPGGVIPTPVELYRIIGRHYYMAARRK is encoded by the coding sequence TTGAAAAAGCTCATGAGCGGCAACGCCGCCCTCGGAGAGGCGGCGATCCTATCCGGCTGCACTTGCTACTTCGGGTACCCCATCACGCCCCAGAACGAATTGACGGAATACATGGCGAAAAGAATGGGGGAACTGGGAAGGGTTTTCATTCAATCCGAAAGCGAGATAGCAGCCATCAATATGGTTCTTGGCGCGTCCGTTGCCGGTGCGCGCGCGATGACATCTTCGAGCAGCCCCGGGATGAGTCTCAAGCAGGAAGGCATATCCTATCTTGCCGCCGATGAACTACCCGCCGTTGTTGTCAACATGGTGCGCGGCGGACCGGGCATGGGCAACATTTCCCCGGCGCAGTCGGACTACCTGCAGGCCACACGTGGGGGAGGCCACGGCGATTACAAGACCATCGTCCTCGCCCCCGGTTCCGTGCAGGAACTCACCGAGGTGGTTCCGCTGGCCTTCGACCTTGCCGACCGGTATCGGAATCCGGTCGTCATCCTGGGCGACGGCATGCTCGGCCAGATGATGGAGCCCGTCAGTTTCGACAACATCGAGCCTCCGAAGGAATACCCGAAGGACTACATATTGACGGGTGCGAAGGGAAGGCCTTCGCGCATGGTCAGGTCCCTTCTCTTCGACACGAAGGAAGAGGAAGAGCACAACTGGAAGCTCGTCAGGAAGTACCAGCGGATGGAACAGAACGAGGTCCGCTACGAGAGATTCATGACGGACGACGCCGATATGGTCGTCATTGCCTATGGTATCGGGGCCCGCATCGTGAAGGGTGCCATAAGGAGACTGCGCCAGGAGAACATGAAGGTCGGCATGATACGGCCCATCACCGCATGGCCGTTCCCCTCCGCGGTTCTTCAGGAATTGGCGACAACTGTCCGCGACTTTTTTGTTTTTGAGATGAGCGCGGGCCAGATGATCGAGGATGTAAAGCTGGCGCTGGCAGGAAAGGGACGCATCCACTTCTATGGCAGACCGGGAGGTGTTATCCCCACACCCGTCGAACTCTACCGGATAATAGGGCGCCACTATTATATGGCTGCGAGAAGGAAGTAG
- a CDS encoding ferredoxin family protein: MKGTISIDQERCKGCALCIEFCPGKVIKLSDRLNAKGYFVAALDDGKECTGCATCAVMCPEVAIEVMKS, encoded by the coding sequence ATGAAAGGTACGATCAGTATTGATCAGGAACGTTGTAAGGGTTGCGCGCTTTGTATCGAATTTTGTCCCGGGAAGGTCATCAAGCTTTCCGACAGGCTCAATGCCAAAGGCTATTTCGTTGCCGCCTTGGATGACGGAAAGGAATGTACCGGGTGCGCCACCTGTGCTGTCATGTGTCCTGAAGTTGCCATAGAGGTGATGAAGAGTTGA
- the ybgF gene encoding tol-pal system protein YbgF, with product MDHRFFIGGKAPFSFSAFPKGLLALLPILFVFCLGGCVTTEEAGKLQGSMSNLQGDFYQFRQDTEARLSRIEKEQQNLGKQVVNMYSSVDSRDDKIRTIMGKLDELDYQIKTYWAETKGMTAARRSPEQLPPISTQDPKQPAKTPTPRTDARYEEAYKEAFETFQRGQYDNAVVKFMAFTEMYSGTPLASNAFYWIGECYMNLKNYDKAILYFQEVIDKHPKSEKAPRALLSQAEAFRLTNDKKSSTTLLKRVIELYPKSEEAVIAERKLRNP from the coding sequence ATGGATCACAGATTCTTTATTGGCGGCAAGGCACCTTTCTCCTTTTCGGCCTTTCCCAAAGGTCTCCTGGCGCTATTGCCGATCCTCTTTGTTTTCTGTCTGGGAGGGTGCGTAACGACGGAAGAAGCCGGCAAACTGCAGGGAAGCATGAGCAACCTGCAGGGAGATTTTTATCAGTTCAGACAGGACACGGAGGCGCGGCTTTCCAGGATCGAAAAAGAACAGCAGAACCTGGGCAAACAGGTCGTCAACATGTACTCCTCAGTGGACAGCCGTGATGATAAGATACGCACTATCATGGGTAAGCTCGACGAGCTTGACTACCAGATAAAGACCTACTGGGCGGAAACAAAGGGCATGACGGCTGCGAGACGCAGCCCCGAACAACTCCCCCCGATATCCACACAAGATCCGAAGCAGCCCGCAAAGACCCCCACCCCCAGGACGGATGCGCGGTACGAGGAGGCCTACAAGGAAGCATTTGAAACCTTTCAGCGCGGGCAGTACGACAATGCCGTGGTCAAATTTATGGCCTTCACTGAAATGTACAGCGGCACGCCCCTCGCTTCCAATGCCTTCTACTGGATCGGCGAATGCTACATGAACCTGAAGAACTACGACAAGGCGATACTCTATTTCCAGGAGGTCATCGACAAGCATCCCAAGAGCGAAAAAGCGCCAAGGGCCCTTCTGTCACAGGCGGAGGCCTTCCGGCTGACAAACGATAAAAAAAGCTCTACCACTCTCTTGAAAAGAGTGATAGAGCTTTATCCGAAAAGCGAAGAAGCTGTAATAGCGGAAAGGAAGCTTCGCAACCCCTAA